The sequence CTTTTTGAGACGGGTCAGCCGATGCACGCCTTCGATTACGATAAGATAAAAGGCAATGAAGTGATAATAAGACGCGCAGCGGAAGGCGAAAAGATACTTTCCATAGACAATATGACGCGAAAACTGGAAAAAGATATGCTCATAATCGCCGATAGCGAGCGGCCTATTGCTGTGGCCGGCGTAATGGGCGGGTTCAATACAGAAGTTTCGGCGGGCACGAAAAATATACTTCTTGAGAGCGCTTATTTTAATCCCGTATCCGTAAGAAGGACTTCCTACAAGCTGGCGCTTAGCTCTGAGTCCAGCTACAGATTTGAGCGCAGCGTGGATCCGGGTATGATTCTTCGCGCATCTGACAGGGCCGCAGTTCTTATTGGCGAAATATGCGGCGGCAAGATAGTGGAACTGCTTGATAAGGGGGAGAAGCCCGGCAAAGATAGGAACATCGAACTAAGAATAGAGCGCCTAAACAACGTATTAAACCTGAAGCTTACCGAATCCTATGTCAAAAAGGTGTTATTGGGCCTGTCGCTAAAACCGGTATCAAAGAAAAAAGGAGTTATCAAGCTCTCCATACCCAGCTTTAGGCAGGACATAAAATATGAAATAGATATCATTGAGGAAGTCGCGAGAATGTACGGCTACGACAGGATAGGCACAACCATACCCAAAATAATCCCGAACCCCCAAAGAAAGCCGTTTTTATGGCAACTAAAAACAAAGACGAGAGATATCCTTACCTCACTCGGCCTTAATGAGATTATGACATACGGCCTTACAAGTCAGGCGAATCTGCACAAGGCATTCGGCTTGGAAATGCCCGAAGCAATAGCCGTGAAAAATTATCTGAATGTAGACCAGGAACTGATGCGCCCGTCAATTTTGCCGGGCGTTCTCAGCGTTTTAAGCCGCAATATAAGCCGGGGCATAAAGGATTTAAAGATATTTGAAATAGGCAATGTATACGGGAAAAATTATCATTACGAAAGCGCGCATTTATGCATAGCCCTGACAGGACTTTTTTCCGACGATTGGCAAAGGGAAAAATCTCCGCTTACGTTGTTTGACCTAAGAGGAATTCTGGACACATTGTTCTCAGAACTTGGGATATCTCACGATAAGATTGAGATCGGAACGGGAAAAAGACCGCAGATATTTTACGACAAAAAGTATATTGGCTATTTCACAGCACTGGATAAAAAAGTTCTCGACGCATTCGACTTGACAGAAAGCGTCTTTTGCGCCGAGATAGATCTTAATATATTAAAGCACCACGCTAATCTCGAGAAGAAGTTCCGGGATATACCAAAATATCCTTCCATAAAAAGAGATATATCGTTAATAGCCCCTAAAGAAGTCACTTTCAAAAGCATTATTTCGCTTGTATCCCAAAAGAGCGCGGATTTAGTGGAGAATGTAGAGCTTCTTGACAGGTATTCCGGAAGACAGATACCCCAAGGACATCAGGGGCTCGCTTTTCGCATAGAGTACAGGGGAAGAACAAGGACTCTTACTTCGAAAGAGGTGGATAAGATCCATTTTGCTATCAGGGATTCTCTCGTCGAAAAATTAAAAGTAACACTGCGCTGACCCTTATTGGTTTCGCTTCTTCTTGAAATAACATTCCATATGTGATATACTTCCTTATAGAAGTTCCCTGCTTTGCGCGCGAGAAGAAAACGAAAAATCTGAACCAACAAATTTATAAAGGGAACCTAACTTCGTATATGGCACGCACGTCCCCCATGTAGTGGTAGCGCGGGGAAAGCGTAAAGTATGCGGGAGGGTGCCCACCTGTAATTAACAGGTTCACAGATTTGACGTTTCCACGGCACGGCGGGGACGTTATAAATTAACCCCACCGTTATTGGTGGGGTTAATTTTTTGCATAGGGATTGTTAACCAAAAATATACAATAGGTTGACAATAGGACTTTTCTGGTGGTAAAATAGGCCTTGTATGAGATTAAGGCCTTTATTTTTTATATTCTTATTAAGCATAATAGCGGTAAAGCCGTCGTGCTACGCGGCTGACGAAGCGGAATTGCCTCCCATAGTCATTACCCCCTCACGCATACCCGAAGAGACCCCTTTAAGAAGCGTCAGTTATATCAATTCAGGCGAATTCGATGAGGCCATAGGCTCTTCTATAACAGACCTTGTGAACGATCTGCCTTCCATTGACGTCAGAGAAAGAGGCGTCCGGGGGGTCCAGGCCGACCTGAATATCAGAGGCGCTACTTTCGAAGAGTCCATGGTCCTTCTTAACGGCGTAAGGTTCAATGACCCGCAGACGGGCCATCACAATATGGATATCCCTTTTACATCTATGGATCTTGAAAGCATAGAGCTTGTCCGCGGCGGGCAGAGCGCTCTTTACGGCCCCGATGCCTTCGGCGGCACCGTCAATTTTATTACGAAAAGGCCGGGAGAGCGCCGAGTAACTACCGCGTTCTCGATGGGCCAGAACGGCCTCTTTAGAGAAGCCGTCTCTATAACACAGCCCGTGAAGAACCTGAAGAACAGGGTATCATTCGAAAGGAGTGATTCTTCGGGATACAGGGGTAAAGAGACAAGCTTTCATATAACTACGTTTTCATTTGACTCGCTTTTGGAAACAGATGCCGGTGAGGTCGAGGTTATAGGAGGCTATTTATACAAAGATTTCGGCGCAAGCACCTTTTATTCGAGCCTCTATCCGAATGAGCATGAAATGACCGATACCAGAGCAGGCATGATAAGAAT is a genomic window of Candidatus Omnitrophota bacterium containing:
- the pheT gene encoding phenylalanine--tRNA ligase subunit beta, which encodes LFETGQPMHAFDYDKIKGNEVIIRRAAEGEKILSIDNMTRKLEKDMLIIADSERPIAVAGVMGGFNTEVSAGTKNILLESAYFNPVSVRRTSYKLALSSESSYRFERSVDPGMILRASDRAAVLIGEICGGKIVELLDKGEKPGKDRNIELRIERLNNVLNLKLTESYVKKVLLGLSLKPVSKKKGVIKLSIPSFRQDIKYEIDIIEEVARMYGYDRIGTTIPKIIPNPQRKPFLWQLKTKTRDILTSLGLNEIMTYGLTSQANLHKAFGLEMPEAIAVKNYLNVDQELMRPSILPGVLSVLSRNISRGIKDLKIFEIGNVYGKNYHYESAHLCIALTGLFSDDWQREKSPLTLFDLRGILDTLFSELGISHDKIEIGTGKRPQIFYDKKYIGYFTALDKKVLDAFDLTESVFCAEIDLNILKHHANLEKKFRDIPKYPSIKRDISLIAPKEVTFKSIISLVSQKSADLVENVELLDRYSGRQIPQGHQGLAFRIEYRGRTRTLTSKEVDKIHFAIRDSLVEKLKVTLR